One genomic segment of Aquipluma nitroreducens includes these proteins:
- a CDS encoding M20/M25/M40 family metallo-hydrolase: protein MHSKYLVSLFLCLFFIRANSQDQEKAILTTFHSISSHDLLNYAAELSSEKYKGRLSGSPGYAAAASWVASQLKQAGVKPCLADGSFFQWFPNAYCDVLTPGSLTLLAGKDNPEKEYKFPDDYYPGSNSASGTVSGDVVYVGFGISAPELNYDDYSNINVKGKIVLMETGVPYKSNDSALQKWEPYSYHRYKFQRARELGAAGLLYVSKIANPNTSYLEGFVYAHIGEPVAEELFAGTGQKYAETRAAIAKNIKPNSFLLNKKVKISASTNYFPDSRSCNVIGMIEGSDPILKNEAIIIGGHLDAVGSPGCLFPGALDNASGSADILAAAKALASSEVKPARTIVFVFFGGEECGLYGSEKYVKSPIWPKEKVICMINLDMVGNGTGFHLGNGKTFPEVLNHFSEANDKYLHRDLKASEVHVNYGRPRTDGAIFEKGGYKVLELSTSGTVKPVYYHAPLDNADALTPEIMEDAAKLLYLSILDLANDQGIGVK from the coding sequence ATGCATTCAAAATATCTGGTTTCGCTTTTCTTGTGCTTGTTCTTTATTCGTGCCAATTCTCAGGATCAGGAAAAAGCCATTCTCACCACATTTCATTCCATTTCGAGTCACGATTTGTTGAATTATGCCGCTGAATTGAGTTCTGAAAAATACAAAGGCCGACTTTCCGGCTCTCCGGGATACGCGGCAGCTGCTAGTTGGGTGGCTAGTCAGCTTAAGCAGGCAGGAGTAAAACCATGTTTGGCTGATGGTAGCTTTTTTCAGTGGTTCCCGAATGCCTATTGCGATGTACTTACTCCCGGAAGTCTGACTTTGCTTGCTGGTAAAGACAATCCAGAAAAAGAATACAAATTCCCTGATGATTATTATCCCGGATCGAACTCGGCCTCAGGAACGGTTTCGGGCGATGTGGTGTATGTAGGGTTCGGCATTTCGGCGCCCGAACTGAATTACGATGATTACAGCAACATCAATGTCAAAGGTAAAATCGTATTGATGGAAACCGGCGTGCCATACAAAAGCAACGACAGCGCCCTTCAGAAATGGGAACCTTATAGTTATCACCGGTATAAATTTCAACGGGCTCGCGAATTGGGTGCTGCCGGATTACTTTACGTCAGCAAAATTGCCAATCCAAACACCTCGTACCTCGAAGGATTTGTTTACGCGCACATTGGCGAACCAGTTGCCGAAGAGCTTTTTGCCGGAACCGGCCAAAAATATGCCGAAACACGTGCCGCAATTGCGAAAAATATCAAGCCAAATTCGTTCTTGCTGAATAAAAAAGTAAAGATTTCGGCATCGACCAACTATTTCCCGGATAGCCGTTCATGCAATGTAATCGGGATGATTGAAGGCTCTGACCCCATCTTGAAGAATGAGGCCATAATTATTGGTGGGCACCTTGATGCTGTTGGAAGTCCCGGATGTTTGTTTCCCGGTGCGCTCGACAATGCTTCAGGATCGGCTGATATTCTGGCTGCGGCAAAGGCGCTGGCTTCTTCGGAAGTAAAACCTGCCCGAACCATTGTTTTTGTTTTCTTCGGAGGGGAGGAGTGTGGCCTTTACGGAAGTGAAAAATATGTGAAGTCGCCCATCTGGCCTAAAGAAAAAGTGATTTGTATGATTAACCTCGACATGGTAGGGAACGGAACAGGCTTCCATCTTGGAAATGGGAAAACATTCCCTGAAGTTTTAAATCATTTTTCAGAAGCCAATGACAAATACCTTCACCGCGATTTGAAAGCTTCTGAAGTTCATGTGAATTATGGAAGACCACGTACCGATGGCGCAATTTTTGAAAAAGGAGGGTACAAAGTGCTGGAATTGTCTACCTCAGGAACCGTAAAACCCGTTTATTACCACGCGCCGCTTGATAATGCCGATGCACTGACTCCTGAAATTATGGAAGACGCCGCCAAGTTGCTTTATTTGAGCATACTCGATTTGGCCAACGATCAGGGGATTGGGGTAAAATAA
- the lpdA gene encoding dihydrolipoyl dehydrogenase yields the protein MDKIYDLAIIGGGPAGYVAAERAGAKGLSVVIFDMRSLGGVCLNEGCIPTKTLLNSAKVLEYAEEAGKYGIHVENISIDFKKIMLRKDKVVRKLVAGIGAKMKHAKADVVMAKATIKEKRGEVITIEADGQDYQANRLLVCAGSEAAVPPIPGLDASQILTNREILQLKEKPESLVIIGGGVIGTEFADFFNAMGTKVTVIEMLPEILTGVDEEIAAFVRKEFVKKGIEFHLKARVTKLNGKEVVFEKDGQEMKITGDQVLLSVGRKINVAGIGLENIGVEFTPKGVKIDQNCRTNVPNVYAAGDITGFSLLAHTASREGEVAVNHMLGRKDMMRYDAIPGVVYTHPEIAGVGLTESAAKEKGIEVEVKQLPMAYAGRFVAENEGKDGFCKVIVGKKYREILGIHMVGGACSEMIWGACAIIEAQLRVQDVEEIVFPHPTVSEIIKETIFQF from the coding sequence ATGGATAAAATATACGATTTAGCAATTATAGGCGGAGGCCCTGCGGGTTATGTCGCAGCCGAACGTGCCGGCGCAAAAGGCCTCAGCGTGGTCATTTTTGACATGCGTTCGCTGGGCGGTGTTTGCCTGAATGAAGGTTGCATTCCGACCAAAACGCTTCTGAATTCGGCCAAAGTGCTCGAATATGCCGAAGAAGCAGGCAAATACGGAATTCATGTGGAAAACATTTCTATCGATTTCAAGAAAATCATGCTCCGCAAAGACAAAGTGGTACGCAAACTGGTGGCCGGAATTGGCGCCAAAATGAAACACGCCAAAGCCGATGTGGTGATGGCCAAAGCAACCATCAAGGAAAAACGCGGCGAAGTAATTACCATTGAAGCTGATGGTCAGGACTATCAGGCCAACCGCTTGCTGGTTTGTGCTGGCTCGGAAGCTGCCGTTCCACCTATTCCGGGACTGGATGCTTCGCAAATTTTGACGAACCGCGAAATCCTTCAACTAAAAGAAAAACCTGAAAGCCTTGTCATTATCGGCGGAGGTGTGATAGGAACTGAATTTGCCGACTTTTTCAATGCGATGGGAACAAAAGTTACTGTCATCGAAATGCTTCCGGAGATTTTAACTGGGGTGGATGAAGAAATTGCTGCTTTTGTTCGCAAAGAATTTGTCAAAAAAGGAATCGAATTCCACCTGAAAGCCCGTGTGACCAAACTGAATGGCAAGGAAGTCGTTTTCGAGAAAGATGGTCAGGAAATGAAAATCACGGGTGATCAGGTACTGCTTTCGGTTGGACGAAAAATCAATGTGGCCGGAATTGGTCTGGAAAATATCGGTGTTGAATTTACGCCAAAAGGGGTAAAAATCGATCAGAATTGCCGCACCAACGTGCCTAATGTTTATGCAGCAGGCGACATCACCGGATTCTCATTGCTGGCTCACACTGCCAGTCGCGAAGGTGAAGTGGCCGTGAACCACATGTTGGGTCGCAAAGATATGATGCGCTACGATGCTATTCCGGGAGTTGTATACACCCATCCGGAGATTGCCGGAGTTGGTCTTACCGAAAGTGCTGCCAAAGAAAAAGGCATTGAAGTGGAAGTAAAACAATTGCCAATGGCTTATGCCGGACGCTTTGTTGCCGAAAACGAAGGCAAAGACGGTTTTTGCAAAGTGATTGTTGGCAAAAAATACCGCGAAATTTTGGGAATTCACATGGTTGGCGGAGCATGTTCCGAAATGATCTGGGGAGCCTGTGCCATCATCGAAGCGCAACTGCGTGTTCAGGACGTGGAAGAAATTGTATTTCCTCACCCGACGGTGAGCGAGATTATCAAGGAAACGATCTTTCAGTTTTAA
- a CDS encoding alpha-ketoacid dehydrogenase subunit alpha/beta: protein MPKSQFINPSDVRKAGEVTFQPIPVNQYNKTIREELKSKNFTTEELKKIYHDMVVIREFETMLHLVKTTGGYSGVEYNNPGPAHLSAGQEAAAVGMAYTLTVDDFIFGSHRSHGEILAKGLRAIETLDPKELEKIMNEFWDGATLNVAKKAYKSNDTKELGIRFLLYGALAEIFARTTGFNKGLGGSMHTFFTPFGIYPNNAIVGGSGTIAVGAALYKKVNRKPGLVVANIGDASMARGPVWEGITFAAMDQFKQLWADDMKGGLPVIINIMDNQYGMGGQTAGETMGFDVAARIGAGVNPEQMHAERVDGYNPLAVIETYRRKKELIEKKEGPILVDILTYRFSGHSPSDSSSYRTSEEIKAWEEQDCIISYGKQLIEAGVATQADLDSTWNEVKEIMLDTFKLAINDELSPIMDLHKNPDLLETMMFSNQSIDSMSDAKPDVNHPMNENPRVQQIAKKERSTVDKDGNPVSKMKQFQLRDGIFEAIVDRFYKDASLIAYGEENRDWGGAFAVYRGLTEALPYHRLFNSPIAEAAIIGTSIGYAMCGGRVIPEIMYCDFLGCCGDEIFNQLPKWQAMSGNILKMPVVVRVSVGSKYGAQHSQDWTSLTAHIPGLKVCFPVTPYDAKGLMNSALQGTDPVVFFESQRIYEIGEQFHKGGVPEGYYEIPFGEPDIKREGKDVTILTIGATLYRALDAAKILEEKYGMSAEVIDARSLVPFNYEKVLASVKKTGRIVISSDATARGSFLNDLARNVTDLAFDDLDAPPAVLGSRDWITPAYELEYAFFPQAESFIDIINEKLIPLKGHIAKYNFTNAEQIRRSKLGV from the coding sequence ATGCCTAAAAGTCAATTTATTAATCCATCGGATGTCCGGAAAGCTGGTGAAGTTACATTTCAGCCGATTCCTGTTAATCAGTACAATAAAACAATTCGTGAAGAACTAAAAAGTAAAAACTTCACAACGGAAGAGCTGAAAAAGATTTATCACGACATGGTGGTTATCCGCGAGTTCGAAACCATGCTTCACCTGGTAAAAACTACCGGTGGATACAGTGGAGTTGAATACAACAACCCTGGACCAGCTCACCTTTCTGCAGGTCAGGAAGCCGCTGCGGTTGGTATGGCTTATACGCTCACTGTTGACGATTTCATTTTTGGATCGCACCGCAGTCACGGCGAGATTCTTGCCAAAGGATTACGTGCCATTGAAACGCTCGATCCGAAAGAACTCGAAAAAATCATGAACGAATTCTGGGACGGTGCTACACTTAATGTGGCTAAAAAAGCATACAAAAGTAACGATACCAAAGAGTTAGGAATACGCTTCCTGTTGTATGGTGCATTGGCTGAAATTTTTGCCCGCACAACCGGATTCAACAAAGGTTTGGGTGGAAGTATGCACACGTTCTTTACTCCATTCGGTATTTATCCGAACAATGCCATTGTTGGTGGTAGCGGAACCATTGCCGTTGGTGCAGCTCTTTACAAAAAAGTTAACCGCAAACCAGGTCTAGTTGTTGCCAACATTGGCGACGCTTCAATGGCTCGCGGACCGGTTTGGGAAGGAATTACCTTCGCTGCAATGGATCAGTTTAAACAACTTTGGGCTGATGATATGAAGGGCGGCCTTCCGGTGATTATCAATATCATGGACAATCAGTACGGAATGGGTGGACAAACCGCTGGCGAAACCATGGGCTTTGATGTAGCCGCCCGTATCGGCGCCGGTGTTAACCCAGAACAGATGCACGCCGAACGTGTTGATGGCTACAATCCATTGGCAGTAATCGAAACGTATCGCCGGAAAAAAGAATTGATTGAAAAGAAAGAAGGACCTATCCTGGTTGATATTCTTACCTATCGCTTTAGCGGCCACTCGCCTTCCGATTCATCATCGTACCGTACTTCCGAAGAAATTAAGGCCTGGGAAGAACAGGATTGCATTATTTCTTATGGAAAACAACTCATCGAAGCCGGAGTCGCTACTCAGGCTGATCTGGATTCAACATGGAACGAGGTTAAAGAAATAATGCTCGACACCTTCAAGTTGGCGATCAACGACGAGCTTTCGCCCATTATGGATTTACACAAAAATCCCGATTTATTGGAGACCATGATGTTTTCCAATCAGTCGATTGACTCCATGTCGGACGCAAAACCAGACGTGAATCATCCGATGAACGAGAACCCACGCGTTCAGCAAATTGCTAAAAAAGAGCGATCAACAGTTGATAAAGATGGGAACCCCGTTTCAAAAATGAAACAATTCCAGCTTCGCGATGGTATTTTTGAAGCTATTGTTGACCGGTTCTATAAAGATGCGTCGTTGATTGCTTATGGTGAAGAAAACCGCGACTGGGGTGGCGCTTTTGCAGTCTATCGCGGATTAACCGAAGCGCTTCCATATCACCGTTTGTTTAACTCGCCTATTGCCGAAGCAGCTATCATTGGCACTTCTATCGGATATGCCATGTGTGGCGGTCGTGTGATTCCTGAAATCATGTATTGCGACTTCCTCGGATGTTGCGGCGACGAAATTTTCAACCAGTTGCCCAAGTGGCAGGCTATGAGTGGAAATATCCTGAAAATGCCGGTTGTTGTGCGTGTTTCGGTAGGTTCGAAATATGGTGCTCAACACTCGCAGGACTGGACTTCATTAACGGCTCATATTCCGGGCTTGAAAGTTTGTTTCCCGGTAACTCCATACGATGCAAAAGGATTAATGAACAGCGCGCTGCAAGGCACCGACCCGGTTGTGTTCTTTGAAAGTCAACGTATTTACGAAATTGGCGAGCAGTTCCACAAAGGTGGAGTTCCTGAAGGATACTACGAAATTCCGTTTGGCGAGCCGGATATCAAACGCGAAGGGAAAGATGTAACCATCCTTACCATCGGTGCAACGCTCTACCGTGCATTGGATGCAGCTAAAATTCTGGAAGAAAAATATGGCATGAGTGCCGAAGTGATCGATGCCCGTTCACTGGTTCCATTCAACTACGAAAAAGTACTTGCGTCAGTTAAAAAGACCGGACGCATTGTGATTTCGAGCGATGCAACTGCACGTGGTTCATTCCTGAACGATTTGGCCCGCAACGTTACCGACCTTGCATTCGACGATTTGGATGCACCTCCGGCAGTGCTAGGTTCTCGCGACTGGATTACACCTGCATACGAACTTGAATATGCATTCTTCCCACAGGCAGAAAGTTTCATCGATATCATCAACGAAAAGCTTATTCCGCTGAAAGGGCACATCGCAAAATACAACTTCACTAATGCAGAGCAGATCCGCAGAAGTAAACTTGGAGTTTAA
- a CDS encoding GntR family transcriptional regulator has translation MAEENKIPQHKKIYEILRKHILTGVYEEGSLLPSENELCAVHNITRPTVRQALEALVNDGFISKKQGKGSIVRKPPQDIGILSISGTASAIGNQYLQTQILQKPQIKPWPERFPFDLSEIERESGCIYMERLRLVDAQPVFYDINRIPNINLPRFSSRSFENKSLFETLRTQYQIEIRGGEQKLKAIKADHLIGQLLNIPVGEPVLSMERKLNTNREGFHIYSTIFFNSAKHSIFGTF, from the coding sequence ATGGCCGAAGAGAATAAAATACCACAGCACAAAAAAATCTACGAAATCCTCCGGAAACACATTTTAACAGGCGTTTACGAAGAAGGAAGCCTTTTGCCCTCCGAAAATGAATTGTGTGCGGTTCATAACATCACACGACCTACCGTTCGTCAGGCGCTTGAAGCCTTGGTGAATGATGGCTTCATTTCGAAAAAACAGGGAAAGGGTAGTATTGTACGAAAGCCACCTCAGGATATTGGAATTCTTAGTATTTCGGGAACAGCATCGGCCATCGGAAATCAATATTTACAAACACAGATTTTGCAAAAGCCACAGATTAAACCCTGGCCCGAACGATTCCCATTTGATTTGTCCGAGATCGAACGAGAATCGGGATGTATTTACATGGAAAGGCTTCGATTGGTTGATGCGCAACCAGTTTTTTACGACATCAACCGAATCCCAAATATAAATCTGCCCCGCTTTTCGAGTCGTTCGTTCGAAAACAAATCGCTGTTCGAAACTCTTCGCACACAATACCAGATTGAAATTCGTGGAGGAGAACAAAAACTAAAAGCCATTAAAGCCGATCATTTGATTGGACAATTGCTAAACATTCCAGTTGGAGAGCCGGTTTTGAGCATGGAGCGTAAACTGAATACAAACCGGGAAGGATTTCACATTTACTCGACTATCTTTTTTAATTCGGCCAAGCATTCGATATTCGGAACGTTCTAA